Proteins encoded together in one Anopheles darlingi chromosome 3, idAnoDarlMG_H_01, whole genome shotgun sequence window:
- the LOC125953303 gene encoding tropomyosin-like, with protein MAQYKQRRPSQNWNCLKCHNLEEQIEELKNDLQTLRELKSELFRLGIIATSNLEKEKQKLIEENKHSQAKLIATQNKLKETEEANMVTSNDCTKLKEELRMKNEQLKTLENCLSSANRQKNEYANKIEGLEQSSKIDQVSLLQLREENDKLKLKILRWTEENKHSQTELIATQNKLKETKEANMVTSNDCTTLKEQLRKKNEQLVKSQSTILRLQCEKNNLTEGLQQAFKEWEGKEKSNRLSKESQCLDEKCIRETQKRATETNPSRICKENKTLVNTLLQCEKNSLNKELQQALKVWEGKEKSNQLSKESQSQYEKCIRGVQSRITETNRSRVCKETKTLVNKDLRNFDKRNMENKLVFDGNKLGEDLPRIEEIFRARDVVI; from the coding sequence atggcCCAATACAAACAACGCAGACCTAGTCAAAACTGGAACTGTTTAAAATGTCATAACTTAGAAGAACAAATTGAGGAGTTGAAGAACGACTTGCAAACGTTAAGAGAATTAAAATCTGAACTGTTTAGGTTAGGCATCATAGCCACTTCCAacttagaaaaagaaaaacaaaaattaattgaagaaaacaagcaTTCTCAGGCAAAATTGATAGCGACCCAAAACAAGCttaaagaaacagaagaagcaaatatGGTAACATCCAATGACTGTACAAAACTAAAAGAAGagctgagaatgaaaaatgagcaacTTAAAACCCTCGAGAATTGTTTAAGCTCAGCCAATAGGCAAAAGAATGaatatgcaaacaaaattgaaggTTTAGAACAGAGTTCAAAAATTGATCAGGTATCACTGTTACAGTTGCGAGAGGAGAATGATaaacttaaattaaaaatcctTCGATGGACTGAAGAAAACAAGCATTCTCAGACAGAATTGATAGCGACCCAAAACAAgcttaaagaaacaaaagaggcAAATATGGTAACATCCAATGACTGTACAACATTAAAGGAACAgctgagaaagaaaaatgagcaACTAGTTAAATCACAATCCACAATATTACGGTTACAGTGTGAAAAAAATAACTTGACCGAGGGACTCCAGCAAGCATTCAAAGAATGGGAAGGCAAAGAGAAATCTAATCGGTTATCAAAAGAGAGCCAATGCTTAGATGAGAAATGTATTAGGGAAACACAGAAAAGGGCTACTGAAACCAATCCCAGCAGAATCTgtaaggaaaataaaacactcgtAAATACATTGTTACAATGCGAAAAAAATAGCTTGAACAAGGAACTCCAGCAAGCATTGAAAGTGTGGGAAGGTAAAGAAAAATCTAATCAGTTATCAAAAGAGAGCCAAAGCCAATATGAGAAATGTATAAGGGGAGTACAGAGTAGGATCACTGAAACCAATCGCAGCAGAGTCTGTAAGGAAACTAAAACACTCGTAAACAAAGACCTAAGAAATTTTGATAAACGTAATATGGAAAACAAACTGGTTTTTGACGGTAATAAATTAGGCGAGGATCTTCCGAGGATCGAAGAAATTTTCCGAGCTAGAGATGTGGTAATATGA